GAATTTTTATTTAGTGCACCTCTTATCTTCTATCGTGTGTATAATCTTCAATATCTCGTGTAGGCTGTGCACCCTATCAGCAACCTTCTAGATCTAAAGAGAAGGCTAGGAATTGGCCGTCGTTGTTTTGGATATTTACATCCTGCAATTCCTGGTCAGCATTTCTTCTAGAACATTGGTTACTAAAGATAATTGTATACTTGGCTATATCGAATCCATCACTATTTGGCTTCTCTTCAATTTGATTTTGTAATAGCCTGAAAACAACCGAGTTTTCATGTATGATGTCAAAAGAGTGAAAAGACTTTACTAATGACTGATAGCCAAAGTTTTTCATATATAAGCATATCTAATAGTGCTGCAACTGAAATTGTTGTCATGGTTTTATGATTTCTACTGAAGCTAATAGTTAATTTCTTTATTAATATCTTAGTTAGCCGTCATTGTTTTACTTTGAATAACGTGAACCTGCTTCACCTTAACAAGTTAGTGACAATAAGAGATATAACAACTATTGCTATTTGCTAACAAGGTGATTCTACATGAACAATACATGTGTTTCATTATTCCGATGACGAGTAAACTGAAAAACTAATATTTgctgtttttattttctatggTCTACAATTTTTACATGATTGCTTTGATGGTTTGTGACTTAATGAATTTCAGTGGTTGACAATAGACATTCTCAAATCTACCGTAAAAGTAGTCTTGTCCTAAGATTTTAATGTGTGAAATTATTTCGTGTGCTCTGGTTTATTTTTTCTGCTCAGGTGAACCTCTAATTTTCATTGAAGTTGCACTGCTGAAGAATATTGCCCATTCTATTCAGGTAAATATCAACTGGACCTAGCTAACTGCTCTTCAGTACTTGTGTAACCAAAAAATTTTTGTACCACAGGATGTTCTGGAGGATAGTCCTCCTATACCTGAAAGTGAGGCAACCTGTGCACTATTCTACTCTATATCATCAACTCAGgtgcttatattaaaaatagtgaAAAATTAATGCTACTAGAAATATATGAGctaattttgtatttatattatgTTGAAGCTTGGTAGGATTTTTCCAGTGAAAGTGAGCTCTACTCTTGGGCATTTTGTCCGACTATTTATTTAATTCCCCATTTTGGTTCTTTGacttgttttatttatgtttgaaaaTTATAGCTGGTTACTTGTCTGTTTTCTTCGCCTGTAACAGTGGAAACGAAAAGATGAAAAAATTATTGCGAAAACAAAAACTGATAGAAAAAGGATTTTTCTACTAAACTTCTAAGAACCCTGTTCTTAGCAACTTAAGTCATCGGAAGAGATTCTCTACTAGACCTTCAAAAAACTCCCTAAAGAAAATAGTTGGACATAATTTTATTCCTTATTGGCATAATTATGAATTTGCAGCCTGGCTTAGCAGGGATCAATCTAGGGAAGTTTCTTATCAAACGTGTTATAACGCTGGTGAAAAGAGAGATGCCACATATATCTGTAAGTATTTTACAAATATTGCAGATTAGTACAATTTCTggtaaaattatttaaatctTAGCCATTAAACTTTCTACCTTCTCTCAAAGCTGCAGAATTCTGgactcttttttttcttactgTGTGTTACAATATGCAATTGGCAATAGTTGTTGTGCACATTTATGTTGTGAAAATTCTTTGGAAAAACCATTTCTTCTAGGATACTGCAATATCTTAccatattaatataatattgtCATAACTTCCCACATCTAAGATTGCTGACCAATATTTGCTTGCAGACCTTTGCAACTCTCAGTCCCATCCCAGGATTCATGCAGTGGCTCTTGTCCAAATTGGCATGTCAAAAAAGGCTCGCTGAAGGAGACATGTCACAAACTCTTACTGAGGGATCCAATTTGACTTTCTATGAGAAGATACTTAAGCCAGAGGAGGAAGAAGCACTTATGAGTTTACCGAAGTAAGCTACATGCCGTTCTCATGTGGTTCTAAAGCTTACACtatttgtttgaaattttgaattgtGCTATTTTTAGATGTTATTTGGCATCTCACCGGTTGTATGGAAGTCTTGCATTAGCATAAAGAAAATTGTTCTGATAACTGCACTACATTTGTTCTGTgttattcttgctttctttgtttctcctctttTGACGGAATAATGGTAAGCAGACAATAGGTTcctatattttgaaattaaataagaatctcacatgattttatataatggaagATGTCATATTCCAACTCAATTAATTGATAATCATATTTGATCCTTTTCTCCATGTGTTGTGCTTGTAAATAGTCATGCCCATGCCATGGCTATTAGTGATACCAATTTCTGATTGTTACACACACTTTAGTAAGTGGTAACCTCTACTGGCTCCTCTCATCTATCTTAAGTGTGACTAACAGCATTATGAGTTTCAGGGATCTTGCAATGGGACAAACTGGTATGGAAACCATGTTCAACTTGCTTACTTCTACATCCTATAAGTGGATCCATTCGTCAGAACTTGTGTCAGTGCTAAAGTCTCCTTTGATGCGTTTATGTGCGAGGTATTGCAAGCAATATTGGAAATAAACAAGAGCATATTAAACTTGCGCTGAGCTAGACAGCTATGCATATATTTCTTAATTCATGTTCATCTGaactttttattctttttgtaTTATAGATACATTCTGCAAGAGAAGAAAAGAGGGAAGGCTTTGGACTCTGTAGCAAATTTTCACTTGCAAAATGGAGCGGTATGTCTTGCAAGTGTAATATACAGTCAATAAACTTCTCTGTTATTGGTAATGGCATCCACTTTGAAACCGATAGTTTCTATGCAATGTTTGATGCTTTGCAATATGTTCAGATGACTTGACTGGATTTTTTTTCATTGGAAACATTCTCTCAGTTATTTTCCTAGCATTTGTTTCTCTCTATAATTTGTATGCCAAAAATGGGAGATTTCATCTAGCAATTTTTTGTCCCATACCACAAGTAACATAATCTTCTTAATATATCATAGATGGTTGAAAGAATAAACTGGATGGCAGACCGATCTGAAAATGGCCTTTCCCAAAGTGCGGGCATCATGGTCAACTATGTATATAGGTACTGTCTCTTGTAAACACTGGAGCtagtttttctgtttttgttcttACCCAAGTGTACACAGCATTATATCTTTTCGCTATCAGGTAGCTCTGGGGCTTTGATAAATGTTTAGAAAAATCTTGTTTGCTTAGCTGACAAATTTCCTGAAGTTCACCTTGGTTATTTTGGTGGAGTTGGGAAGAATCTTACCATTAGAAGGTGTAACAACTGTAATTGTCATTTCATGCTATTGTGGATCACTTATGTTATTAATCTCTTTAAAAGGatgaatttgaaaagatgaattcaatttaattttcaattcaCATTATCAAATTTGAAGTGTATGCTGATAATGCCTAATTGCAGATTGGGGCACATAGAAGAGTACGCTCATTCGTATTTCAGCAATGGGGAAATTCATGCCTCAAGTGATCTCCGTCACTATGTTGAGGTAATGCCTTCTGCTGATCTGCTTAATCTCCATTCAAGTTTGATGTGAGATATACATTTTTCACACAAATATCTTGTGCTTTTCTGGTACGGAAAGCAGAAACGAATCCATTTACtgctaatatatattttaaccTTTTTGCTGTTATATGCAGCAACAAAGTGACAAGAAACAATGAAATCTGCTTTCTCGGATTAAACTAGGAACAAATGCATTTAAATCTAGAAATGAGGAAGCTTGTATCTTCACATGTTGATGATTTATGTAAAGATAATTAAAGGTACGCCATTGTATATCTAATACAATACTGCGGTAAAATTTGAGAGGAAACTACTTGCAAAATTTTCATACATTTCTTTGTTCATACTGCCATAGATAATGACGGGGCAACTCTTGCAAGAGAGCTATATTGCAGAAGGCCATGATAAATGGTTCATGCTTGTCTTAGCAAACGTCAAGCTATATAGTTCTCTTCACAAAGAAAAAACTCAAGCCATGTAGTAAACTATATGATGTATGTTCATATCAATATAACACTATACTGACAGCACGCACCATCTCGAGCGAACAGTGTGCTGCTGTTACCAATTTGGTGGTTTCAGATCATTAAATGTAAAGTGTAACATAGGAAAATTGGTTAGATTCGAACTGGTCGAAGGGTTCAGCAGAATCTTGGTCAGAGAAAGCATTTTTTTGTCTTGGCTCTTCAAAAATGAAAAAGTTGATAAAGCAAAAAAGTATTAGACTAAGGTTAATAATATATTCTGTTAGATTATCAATTAACACTATATGATCTAACTCGATATTAATTCATGATTTTGCTATTTCTCCCGTATACAATTCATTTGAGAACCATGGATGAGTTTTTTCTATTACACACACAGTTTATTTATGTTAACAATGTTCTGTCTCTTATTCCATAAGAGGCAATGAAGCTTGTACATTGTTGTTGGGACTATTCACTTCTCAGTTTCAACGGGAGTGGTTTCTACCACATAATCCATCATGAGCCTCGTGTTAGAGTCATCAACCATCTACAAGACAATAAAGGCAGGAACAATCAGTTGCATTTATATATACGGCAAGTTGAGTTAATTTTAGCATTATCATCAACATTCTGAATACAATGAAAACGTTATTGAATTACAAACCTTAACAGCTAAGCGCTTCAAGTTGTCCCATTCAAAATCATTTTTACAGTATGCGGATCGCACCTATAATAAATCATCATTTTATTTAGTACTCATCAAAAGTAGTTTGATAAGTGAAAATTGGACAAGTAATGTTCAGTACTCACTTCCATTATGCGTAGGGCTATTGTTGTACATAGAAGATCCATAAGACATTAGTTTGCAAGATTTCGTATGTtcaatcacaaaaaaaaaaatgttgagGTTAGATATTGGCATTGATTAAGGATTAAGTAGCTCGGTAAATGTGGTTACCTAAGTTCTTATGTCTTGATGATTCTCTCATCATACTAGCACAGAATTTGTCCCCATCATTCAACGAGTGTCTACTCAAAAATTCCATTAGCTCTTCGTATGCTTCAGGGTTGTAGCTCTGCTCAGgcattaatataaaattcaacACATGagattgtaataaaaaaaatctgaagAGTATGATATacaattacaaaatttaaacGTCTAAAGAGTGAAAACTTTTCCTTCTTTCTTGGATGTATTTCTCATGACTGAAAGTATTTAGTATCAACTCAAGCTAAgcaagaagaacaaaaacaaaaaccaaCAAAAGCTTAGCAAAAAAGGCAAATTAAAAGAAGGAATTATCAACCTCAAGTTGAGCAGCAACAATTTTAACTGCAGTGTAGTTAAAGAAATTGTGGAGGTTATTAGCAGCCTTTTGTTCTGGTGAAGCTTCTCCGAATCCTGCATCTCACCATATATACAAATGGATCATTCCCTATTGGTATATACAtaatatagtatatatatagaaagaggAAGAGCAGAGAGTTGTAATATAACTCACCAGGTACAAACATCTTACTGCACTGTAAGCGTGTGGATTGAGAGCTCCTTCTCTTGCAAGGCCAAAACGGGTAAACTTTGTTGCTGCTTGGCATTGATGAAGGGTAGGCATAATTAGAATTTGGAAGGTGAGGAAGTGCTAGAGTTGCATAATAAGATTCCATGGTTACTACTAAAGATTCTTAACTTTTGGTGTGGAACGAGGTTTGAGTTACGGGCTATTATGGCGTCTTCATAAggagaaacaaaaaatatctaCATGGTTCAATCCACGTAAGGAAATATCTTTGAGCTTCTGTTGAAAAGTGCCAAATTTTACATCCAAAGTGGAACCCACTATTCAGCTGTGAATTGGAGAACATCCAAGGGCTTGACACAAAGGATAAACATGTCTTTTCATATTTTCAAGCAAAAATAATAGAACTAGCATTATTCTTATAGAATATTATTTTAGGGGGAACAAAGTGATTAATTATAAGTATAGTATATAGGTTGAAATGAgacatataaaatattaattactatattataGACTGAATACATATTTGTAACATATatgtgttaaaaaaaaaaaacaagaattaTTACTTATGGCTCTGGGCGTTCAAAAGATCATTTCTCCTATATACCTGTACTTTGTGACACTAAGTAATTTTTATCCCCTTTAACTTTAAAGTTCTAATTGATTTAAGTGTGAAATTTGCTACCATCTCCATTTTCATTATAATATATAGTTTGATAGCATATCAGAAAGtgacatttttttttcttcttttatttatttacattgtACTAATTAACCTTTTGTATTATTAAACATTTGATAAACCCCCCTTTCGAGTGACTCTTGCTTCCCTTTCCAGATGAAGCTTGGGTATCCGAATATGCGGGTACCCATTCCGTCCATTTTTGTTCGGGGTGAGTTTTTGAGAGGAACGGAACGGATCAGATTTAGGTAATATTCGTCTCTACCTGCCCCgctatatataatatatataattttaatatataatatgtataatatatataaaataattagtaaatgattaataatattgtattatatttaaatttttattttaatttatgttatgtatgtgatgatagttatataaattttgaaatttaattttatttattaaattttaataattataggagcAGGGCGGATTAGGGTTCAACATTTTACTGTCCGCAAATAGAAGCGGGACGGATTTTATGCGGGTTATTGTACGGCGGAGCGGAATCGAATAGAGCAAAAACACACCTCATTGCCACCCCTAGATGAAGTTTTAGTAGTCATATTCTCCAAGCAAACatccaattttaaaataaacatatataaatactaaaatGGATATATTCCTCCGACTTCTCAACCCTTTTTCCATTCTCATAAACACAAAAATGGATATGCAAGCGGCAAAAGAATTCCTTGCTGAACTCAAGGTTCTAACACACGTCCATCACTTGAACTTGGTATGAATGAATTTTTGCTTCATTTTATTCAAATTGCAAGGATTCATAATTTTAGTGTATGTTTTCTTATATATGATATGCAGGTGCGCGCGTTTAATAGGATATTGTGTTGAAGGCTCCTTATTTTTGGTTTATGAATACATTGAGAATGGCAATCTAAGTCAACATTTACGGCTCAGGTAAAATTAATAAACAAGAACAATTCATTCATGAACTCATAGTTTTGGATATGCATTTCCAGAAAGTTAAATGCTGAGTTTACAACCTTTGTCACTGGTTGCAGATTTTGGTCTAACAAGATTGACTGAATATAGTAGCTCTTCATTACAAACAAGACTTGTTGGTACATTTGGCTATATGCCTCCAGAGTAAGATTCTTACTTACCATTTAATTTCCTTACCTATAGATTTTCCTGCTATGTTTCTTTCAATATGTTCAGTCTTTTGCTATGTGAATTTAGTTTGATGCACTATCAGTATAAAACAGTTTTACACGTATATCCAATTATATAAGTTTATGTCAACAAAAATAACTACTTTTTATATTGATCGTGTAAATGATTTGCAAAAATATTTACATTGTtagtacattaaaattaatcttTTAGCAAGTAGGCCACTCAGACAAAAGTTTATTGATGTTATCCATATATTTCTCAATATATACTATACATTGGTAGTATTAGTGGCTGCTTGATAATGGTGTTTGATTCACTTGGAGTTTCAAAATGTGTGTTAATAGTACAAAACATTTCTTAACTATATATATTGACCAAGTGAACTCCGCCTATGTTACACTTGCGGTACATAGCCGGTTCCAAGCCcggataaaggaggagggttgtgttaggtcttcggcaaccaacataaaaatatagccgaacccccatgacatgaatcaaagacaTTATTGCGCTAAAGTTAGGTCGTTGCCCGGAAGCAACGCGTCGTATAGCTCGAGTACGGTGTCAAAGCAAGAGCCGCTGCATCGGTGCCcggatgtagtgttaaatgagtaagggttctcgcgttttcgtgaacggacgagggtaaataagctagttcacaaagtaaaaggtaaaggtCGAAGTGACAAaaggttgagatttgggacatggaatataggcactctaacaggaaagtccatggaggtggtggacaccatgacaaggaggaagattaacattatgtgcctacaagaaacaaaatgggttggtgcaaaggctagggagttagatacttctggtttcaaactttggtatacaggaaaggtgaagaataggaatggggttggaataattatggataagcagtggaagaaggacgtagtgaatgtcaagagggtgggagattggatcatctctatcaaacttgtggtggagggaggtgctttccatatgattagcgcctatgcaccgcaagtgggttcggacgaacaacacaagataaggttttgggaggatctagagagtttggttcaaggcatacctttgggagataagattttcttaggaggagatttaaatggccatgttgggagagaagtgactggatatgagagtattcacggaggccatggtttcggggtgatcaatgccgagggtaaaactattttggattTTGCTTCAacctttgatcttctcatcgcaaatacatgttttaaaaagagagacgaacatcttataacctataagagtggcatgacaagctctcaaatcgacttcttcttgttgaggagagtcgaccgaaaattttgcattaactgCAAAATTATTCCGGGAGAAagtttgacaacacaacatagggtgctcgtcatggattttcgcgttgagcaaaagttgaggaaaagacattatacgaagaacccaaggacgaggtggtggcggatgaaaggtgaggaacaaagaaacttcctaagacgggtaggagaagaggcaaagtgggatgggaatggaagcgcggaagagatgtggagggagatggcagaagttattagaagaatagcaaaagaaagttttggtgaatctaaaggaataggaccaagagacaaggagtcctggtggtggaatgtgagtatacaagaaaagataaagataaaaagggaatgctttaaagagtggtctttatgccgcaatgcagataattgggaaaaatataaggcggctaagaaagagacaaaagtggctgtaagtgaagcaaaAACAAGAGCATATtagggtctctaccagtctttgggcacgaaagaaggagaaaaaggtatatatagaatcgcaaagagtcgggaaagaagaacgagagatttggatcaggttaagtgcataaaggataaggatggagaggtgttggctcaagaggagaagattaatgaaaggtggaagagttacttctacgagttatttaatgagggacagaagactcttccgagccttggtcgattatgcacaagggaagaagatcaaaactttgactactatcgaaggattggagacttcgaggtaaaagaggctttaaagcagatgaaaaatggcaggacAGTAGGACCTGATATTATCCCAATTGAGGTTTGGAAAGGTCTTGgagaaaaaggcatcaactggttaaccaagctttttaatgagatttttaaggtcaaagaagatgcctgatgagtggagaaagagcaccttggtacctatctacaagaataagggggatatacaaagttgcggaaactatagagggattaagcttatgagtcatactatgaagttatgggaaaaggtgatagaacggaggttgagaaaagagacacaagtaacagagaatcaatttggatttatgccatgaagatctaccactgaagcgatatacctattaagaaggatgatggagaggtatcgtagtagTAAAAGGGAcctacatatggtgtttattgatttggaaaaagcgtatgatagggtaccaagggaggtcttatggaaggttttagaaaataGGATAGTAAGGATTGCATATATTCGgacaattaaagacatgtatgatggggccacaactagtgtgaagactcaaggtggtgtgacggAAGAATTCCTTATTGGTATAAGATTACACCATGGATCATCCTTAAgcccataccttttcacattagtcctGGAAGTACTCaaagagcacatccaagagcctgtgccatggtgcatgctttttgccgatgatattgtccttatgggagagtcaagggaagacctaaataagaagttggagttatggagagaagctttagaagtgtatggtctgcgcataagccgtagcaagacagaatatatggaatgtaagttcagtctgagaagggaaaaccccaatatagaggtgaag
This sequence is a window from Arachis stenosperma cultivar V10309 chromosome 10, arast.V10309.gnm1.PFL2, whole genome shotgun sequence. Protein-coding genes within it:
- the LOC130957601 gene encoding chaperonin-like RBCX protein 1, chloroplastic, with product MESYYATLALPHLPNSNYAYPSSMPSSNKVYPFWPCKRRSSQSTRLQCSKMFVPGFGEASPEQKAANNLHNFFNYTAVKIVAAQLESYNPEAYEELMEFLSRHSLNDGDKFCASMMRESSRHKNLALRIMEVRSAYCKNDFEWDNLKRLAVKMVDDSNTRLMMDYVVETTPVETEK
- the LOC130957600 gene encoding uncharacterized protein LOC130957600 isoform X2 yields the protein MSKKALSILMRARMRPNSNSNHSVSPLSLTNAVKQMQRQRNSREGQSAGGASREENSASNGSGSSEREFMHVRASMDSAVSMNKTEFLDDALNNFSEGYFSFSHENRRKLLLLLAREYDLNRSQVRELIKQYLALELPADKAQVSEEEGLFASFYRIERNLRHALKPVYEVLFERLNTHPGGLRFLSILRADILCILTEENIASLRALDSYLHEKLSTWLSPATLELHQITWDDPASLLEKIVAYEAVHPISNLLDLKRRLGIGRRCFGYLHPAIPGEPLIFIEVALLKNIAHSIQDVLEDSPPIPESEATCALFYSISSTQPGLAGINLGKFLIKRVITLVKREMPHISTFATLSPIPGFMQWLLSKLACQKRLAEGDMSQTLTEGSNLTFYEKILKPEEEEALMSLPKDLAMGQTGMETMFNLLTSTSYKWIHSSELVSVLKSPLMRLCARYILQEKKRGKALDSVANFHLQNGAMVERINWMADRSENGLSQSAGIMVNYVYRLGHIEEYAHSYFSNGEIHASSDLRHYVEQQSDKKQ
- the LOC130957600 gene encoding uncharacterized protein LOC130957600 isoform X3, which gives rise to MSKKALSILMRARMRPNSNSNHSVSPLSLTNAVKQMQRQRNSREGQSAGGASREENSASNGSGSSEREFMHVRASMDSAVSMNKTEFLDDALNNFSEGYFSFSHENRRKLLLLLAREYDLNRSQVRELIKQYLALELPADKAQVSEEEGLFASFYRIERNLRHALKPVYEVLFERLNTHPGGLRFLSILRADILCILTEENIASLRALDSYLHEKLSTWLSPATLELHQITWDDPASLLEKIVAYEAVHPISNLLDLKRRLGIGRRCFGYLHPAIPGEPLIFIEVALLKNIAHSIQYLCNQKIFVPQDVLEDSPPIPESEATCALFYSISSTQPGLAGINLGKFLIKRVITLVKREMPHISTFATLSPIPGFMQWLLSKLACQKRLAEGDMSQTLTEGSNLTFYEKILKPEEEEALMSLPKDLAMGQTGMETMFNLLTSTSYKWIHSSELVSVLKSPLMRLCARYILQEKKRGKALDSVANFHLQNGAMVERINWMADRSENGLSQSAGIMVNYVYR
- the LOC130957600 gene encoding uncharacterized protein LOC130957600 isoform X5, whose protein sequence is MMRLITSQSFSHENRRKLLLLLAREYDLNRSQVRELIKQYLALELPADKAQVSEEEGLFASFYRIERNLRHALKPVYEVLFERLNTHPGGLRFLSILRADILCILTEENIASLRALDSYLHEKLSTWLSPATLELHQITWDDPASLLEKIVAYEAVHPISNLLDLKRRLGIGRRCFGYLHPAIPGEPLIFIEVALLKNIAHSIQYLCNQKIFVPQDVLEDSPPIPESEATCALFYSISSTQPGLAGINLGKFLIKRVITLVKREMPHISTFATLSPIPGFMQWLLSKLACQKRLAEGDMSQTLTEGSNLTFYEKILKPEEEEALMSLPKDLAMGQTGMETMFNLLTSTSYKWIHSSELVSVLKSPLMRLCARYILQEKKRGKALDSVANFHLQNGAMVERINWMADRSENGLSQSAGIMVNYVYRLGHIEEYAHSYFSNGEIHASSDLRHYVEQQSDKKQ
- the LOC130957600 gene encoding uncharacterized protein LOC130957600 isoform X4; this translates as MSKKALSILMRARMRPNSNSNHSVSPLSLTNAVKQMQRQRNSREGQSAGGASREENSASNGSGSSEREFMHVRASMDSAVSMNKTEFLDDALNNFSEGYFSFSHENRRKLLLLLAREYDLNRSQVRELIKQYLALELPADKAQVSEEEGLFASFYRIERNLRHALKPVYEVLFERLNTHPGGLRFLSILRADILCILTEENIASLRALDSYLHEKLSTWLSPATLELHQITWDDPASLLEKIVAYEAVHPISNLLDLKRRLGIGRRCFGYLHPAIPGEPLIFIEVALLKNIAHSIQYLCNQKIFVPQDVLEDSPPIPESEATCALFYSISSTQPGLAGINLGKFLIKRVITLVKREMPHISTFATLSPIPGFMQWLLSKLACQKRLAEGDMSQTLTEGSNLTFYEKILKPEEEEALMSLPKDLAMGQTGMETMFNLLTSTSYKWIHSSELVSVLKSPLMRLCARYILQEKKRGKALDSVANFHLQNGAVCLASVIYSQ
- the LOC130957600 gene encoding uncharacterized protein LOC130957600 isoform X1 — translated: MSKKALSILMRARMRPNSNSNHSVSPLSLTNAVKQMQRQRNSREGQSAGGASREENSASNGSGSSEREFMHVRASMDSAVSMNKTEFLDDALNNFSEGYFSFSHENRRKLLLLLAREYDLNRSQVRELIKQYLALELPADKAQVSEEEGLFASFYRIERNLRHALKPVYEVLFERLNTHPGGLRFLSILRADILCILTEENIASLRALDSYLHEKLSTWLSPATLELHQITWDDPASLLEKIVAYEAVHPISNLLDLKRRLGIGRRCFGYLHPAIPGEPLIFIEVALLKNIAHSIQYLCNQKIFVPQDVLEDSPPIPESEATCALFYSISSTQPGLAGINLGKFLIKRVITLVKREMPHISTFATLSPIPGFMQWLLSKLACQKRLAEGDMSQTLTEGSNLTFYEKILKPEEEEALMSLPKDLAMGQTGMETMFNLLTSTSYKWIHSSELVSVLKSPLMRLCARYILQEKKRGKALDSVANFHLQNGAMVERINWMADRSENGLSQSAGIMVNYVYRLGHIEEYAHSYFSNGEIHASSDLRHYVEQQSDKKQ